In Acanthochromis polyacanthus isolate Apoly-LR-REF ecotype Palm Island chromosome 18, KAUST_Apoly_ChrSc, whole genome shotgun sequence, the following proteins share a genomic window:
- the slc25a46 gene encoding mitochondrial outer membrane protein SLC25A46 isoform X1, with amino-acid sequence MASRRPDSFDGLGYRGRDDPLYGASYPARSAGAPAELHHHHWVTTPPDIPGSRNLHPGERTPLHDEPLGEPGGLGAVSGWDAPQPGLPPTEQLNRFAGFGIGLVSLFTENVLSHPCIVFRRQCQVNYHARCYHLTPFSAVAVMYSISKAQGVKALWKGLGSTFIVHGITLGAEGIISEFTPLPRELPHRWSWKQLAGHLLLKGLTAVVALPFYCASLIETVQSEIVRDESSSGLLDCVREGVARLLGFGAPHSRRLLPLGFLLLPAALHAVLRYAIAASVQRAALWLHQRGRKQRADPSNPLDAYFPELAAAWAGSLVADVAVFPMETALHRLGLQGTRTIIDATDGAVAAANGGSPLVLPVNTQYDGFSDCLHAIRRKEGRAGFYRGFGALAAQYALHGALLAAARTLLRLLLLDTKT; translated from the exons ATGGCTTCCAGGCGGCCGGACAGCTTCGACGGGCTCGGCTACCGGGGCCGTGACGACCCGCTGTACGGAGCCAGTTACCCGGCTCGGAGCGCCGGCGCTCCCGCAGAGCTGCACCACCACCACTGGGTCACCACGCCGCCGGACATCCCCGGCAGCCGCAACCTGCACCCCGGAGAGCGGACGCCGTTGCACGACGAGCCTCTGGGAGAGCCCGGAGGTCTCGGAGCCGTGTCCGGCTGGGACGCCCCGCAGCCCGGACTCCCGCCTACTG AGCAGCTCAACCGATTCGCTGGCTTTGGAATCGGACTGGTGAG TCTGTTCACGGAGAACGTTCTCTCCCATCCCTGCATCGTGTTCCGCAGACAGTGTCAG GTGAACTACCACGCCCGCTGCTACCACCTGACTCCGTTCAGCGCCGTGGCCGTCATGTACTCCATCAGCAAGGCTCAG GGAGTGAAGGCTCTATGGAAGGGGTTGGGCAGCACCTTCATCGTTCACGGCATCACTCTGGGAGCTGAAGGCATCATTAGCGAGTTCACGCCGTTACCACG TGAACTTCCTCATCGGTGGAGCTGGAAGCAGCTCGCTGGACATTTACTGCTCAAAGG GTTGACGGCGGTGGTCGCTCTTCCATTTTATTGTGCCAGCCTCATAGAGACAGTCCAG AGTGAGATCGTTAGGGACGAGTCGTCGTCGGGGTTGCTGGATTGTGTCCGTGAGGGCGTGGCTCGTCTCCTGGGGTTCGGCGCTCCTCACAGCCGCCGCCTGCTTCCTCTGGGTTTCCTGCTGCTTCCCGCCGCGCTGCACGCCGTGCTGCGCTACGCCATCGCCGCCTCCGTCCAACGGGCGGCGCTGTGGCTGCATCAGAGGGGCAGGAAGCAGCGGGCCGACCCGTCCAACCCGCTGGACGCCTACTTCCCTGAGCTGGCGGCGGCGTGGGCGGGGTCTCTGGTGGCCGACGTGGCGGTGTTTCCAATGGAGACGGCGCTGCACCGCCTCGGCCTGCAGGGGACGCGCACCATCATTGACGCCACAGACGGCGCCGTGGCCGCGGCCAACGGCGGCAGCCCGCTGGTCCTGCCTGTCAACACGCAGTACGACGGCTTCTCCGACTGCCTGCACGCCATCCGCCGCAAAGAGGGCCGAGCCGGCTTCTACCGCGGCTTCGGGGCGCTGGCGGCGCAGTACGCGCTGCACGGGGCGCTGCTGGCCGCCGCCAGGACGCTGCTCAGGCTGCTGTTGCTGGACACCAAGACCTAG